The Streptococcus oralis DNA window AAAATGGACGGAAGAAGCAAATCAAGACCAAATCGCGAATCTTTAAAAAAGGCGTGTTGCAGTAATCCTCTGTAGATTAACTCTTCCATCAGCGGAACCAAAAAGAACAGGGCTATATAGATACCTAGCTCTGCAAAGTTAGTCCCACTATAACCAATCAATACAGCCCAACCTTCCGCAGTTGACTGAACATATTTAGCTGTCTGAACGTTAAAAGAGATCTGGAGCACTACCACTAATACTGTCAAAATCGAATACCAAAGCCATTTTTCTCTTGGAATGCGAAAGAGATAACCATGGTCTGTCTTAACCAGAATCCAAATCATGACTCCGATAAATAGCAAACTCAGGATATTTTGAATCCAGAAGAAATTGCCAATCTGGGAAGAAAATTGCCAATAGTTTTGGACAATAAGCGTCAGCTGGGAAAGTCCAAATACGAAAAATAAGTAAGAGAAGACAGCACTCATTTTGAAAAGAAGGCGATATTTTTTCATAATAAATCCCCTATAGATGTATGTGTATCACATCGCATAACCCCTCAGAACTACTGTTTTCATTTTTACATCCCAAAAATCACTACCTCCCCTAGAGAACTAAGGAAGGCAGTGATCACATTTTTAGGAATTAGGAATGAATACACGAAATCAATCAATCTTATGATTTTTTGTTTTTCAAGAATTCGTCATATTGTTTTTGCATTTCGTTCAATACTTTTTCGTAGGCACCTTCAGATTTCAATTTTTCCATCAATTCTGGAATAGCTTTATCTGGGTCTACAGTACCAGTGTTGATAGCTGTATCGAATTGTTGCATTGTGTTAGAAATTGCTGAGATTTCAGATTTCACATTGTCAGTGTTAAAGATGAATCCAAGTGCTGGAGATTCTTTAGCTTCAGCCAATTGTTTCTTAGAATCTTCGATTTGTTGGTCTGTAACGTTTTCGTTGATGTAAAGAATCCAGTTGTTACCAGTGTTCCATCCACCCATGTGAGTATTTCCTTTGTAGCCATCAAGGACGCGTACACGGTTTTCTTTACCTTCAATTTTTTCCCAGTTCTTGCCTTCTGGACCGTAAACAAGACCGTTCAAGAGTTCAGGGTTCGTGTTCAAGAGGTTCAACACTTCCATTGATTTTTCTTTGTTCTTAGAGTTGTTTGAGATAACAAAGTTGGCAACTTGTGTTGTTTGATTTTTCTTGATAAAGTTAGTGATTGGTTTGATTTGGATGTCTTTGTTCGCAACGCGTGAAAGCAAGCTGTTACCGTAGTCAGCTGGTCCTACTGTTTCTTCACGAACGAACCAAGTGTCTTGTTGAAGGTCAAATGAAGTGTCGCTTGTTGCTACGTCTTTTGGAATGTATCCTTCTTCATAGAATTTGTGAAGAGTCTTCAAATGTTCTTTGAAACGAGGCACTTCGTAACGGTTTACGATCTTAGTAGTGTCTCCTTCAAGGTCGATAACAAATGGAAGTCCGTTTGGTACTGGGTAGTCAAAGTTATCAGATGGGATAAAGTTCTTCGTAACCGCAAATGGTACTACGTCTGGAGCTTTTTCTTTGATTTGTTTCAAGACTGGTTCAAGTGTTTCGTATGAAGTGACACCTGAAATGTCAATACCATATTTTTCAAGAAGAGTTCCGTTGAAGGCAAAGTTTTGAGATGATGCAACGTTAGCTGCAACTGGTACTGCATAGATCTTACCGTTTACAGTGTTCCCTTTGATGTAAGCTGGGTCAAGTGCTTTGTAAAGCTCTGCTCCTTCTTTTTTATACAATTCTGTCAAGTCAGCATAAGCACCTTTTTGAGCATTTACAACATAGTTAGATGCAAATGCGATATCATAGTTTTCACCAGATGATGTGATAACAGACATTTTCTTATCATAGTCACCCCATCCAAGGTATTGGATATCCAATTTAGCACCGACTTTTTCTTCGATGATTTTGTTTGCATTTTCTAGCAATTCATCCAAGTTGTCTGGTTTGTCACCGATTTGGTACATTTTGATTACAGGTTTTTCACCTGAAGCAGTATCAGCAGCTTTTTTGTTATTACCTGTAAGGTTTCCACAAGCAGCAAGACCAGCAGCCAAAGCGACTACGCTAGCAGATGCAAAAGCATATTTTTTCCAGTTTTTCATGATAAAAACTCCTTTTTTTATTTTTAAACTTATAAACGATTTAATGATTTTTAACTTCAATCGCTATGATGAAGTTGGGAAGGGAGAAACAGTGTTTCTCAGCAAGTGCTATTCTTTCACACCACCGATGGTCAAACCTTTAACAAAGTAGCGTTGGAAGAATGGATACAGAATCGCGATTGGAAGGGTTGCAACCACAACCATGGCCATACGACCTGTTTCTTTTGGAAGAGCGACTCCCAGTTGGCCAGATAGGCCGACTGCTTTTGCAATGTAGTCCATATTTTGTTGGATTTGCATGAGCAAATATTGCAATGGATACAAGTTATCACTCTTGATGTAAAGAAGGGCGTTGAACCAGTCGTTCCAGAAACCAAGAGCTGTCAAAAGCGTGATGGTTGCGATACCTGGAAGTGATAATGGCAAACAGATCTGGAAGAAGATCCGAGCTTCACTAGCACCATCGATACGAGCAGATTCGAGAATAGCTTCTGGAATGGTCTTCTTGAAGAAGGAACGCATCAAGATGATGTTGAATGGTGAGAGGAGCATTGGAACAATCAAGGCCCAAACGGTATCACCCAGTTGAAGCAGACGAGTAACCACGATATAGCCTGGTACCAAACCAGCATTGAACAACATACTAAGAAGAGCGAAGATCGTAAAGAATCTGCGGTACTTAAAGGTTGTACGTGAGATGGCGTAGGCATAAGTGGTTGTAATGAAGACGTTGGTCACTGTTCCGACTACGGTTACAAAAACTGAGATAAAGAGCGCTTGGAGGATCTTATCTTTAAACTGAGCTAGGAACTGGAATCCATCTACACCGAACTTCGAAGGGAAAAAGCTATATCCATACTGGAGGATGCTCTTTTCATCTGTCACCGAAATGATGATAACGAAGATAAAGGGCAAGATACAAGAAAGAGCGATCAAACCAGAGATAATACTAAAGAAGATATCTGCTTTCTTACTGAAGGAGTGAATGCCGACATTATCGATTTTTTCTTTTTTAATTTTCTTTTCTGCCATATTCTCCTCCTTTCTAGAACAAAGCTGAGTTTGGATCAACTCGTCTTGCAAGCAAGTTTGATAGGATAACCAGAATCAAACCGACTACGGATTGGTAAAGACCGGCTGCTGAAGCCATACCGATATCTGCTGTCTGAGTCAAACCATTAAAGACATATACGTCCAAAACGTTGGTTACATTGTAAAGCTGACCAGCATTATGTGGGATTTGATAGAAGAGACCGAAGTCTGCACGGAAGATATTTCCGACTGCAAGGATGGTCAAGACTGTCACAAGTGAAGTCAACTGAGGAATGGTTACGTTGCGAATACGTTGCCACTTGCTAGCCCCGTCCACTGTTGCTGCTTCGTAGTAGGTTGGGTCAATTCCCATGATCGTCGCATAGTACATGACACTGCTATATCCAAAGCCTTTCCAAATACCTAGGAAAAGGAGAAGGTATGGCCAAATACCTAAGTCAGCGTAGAAGTTGACTTCCTTCATGCCAATGGATGTTAGGAAATGGTTGAAAACCCCTTTGTCAATGTTTAGGAAGGCATCTGTAAAGAAACTGATGATAACCCATGACAAGAAGTAAGGGAACAACATAGACGTTTGGAAAATTTTAACCATTCTCTTAGAGCGGAGCTCGCTGAGGATAATGGCAATCCCTACTGATACAATCAAACCGATAAAGATAAACCCGAGATTGTAAAGAACGGTATTTCGAGTGATGATAAAGGCATCTTTTGAACTAAACAAGAATCTGAAATTATCTAACCCGACCCATTTACTATTCACAATACTATCTATGAAACCATTACTAGTCATATGGTAGTCTTTAAAGGCGACCACATTCCCAAATACTGGAATGTAAAAGAATAGAATCAACCAGAGTGCCCCTGGTAAAACCATCAAGAGAAAGATCCAGTTATCTCTCAAGGTCTTTGAAAACTTTTTCATAATTTCCTCCCTTTTTATTCCTAAAAACTGATTTCATCGAATTTTTAGGTTTGATAACGATTACATTATTAGTATACTCCTATTTGAAGGTCAGGTTAAACTACTAATTATAGAAAAAACTCCACAAATTATTTTTTGTGGAGAAGTTTTTTATAAGAAATAGGTTTCACGAGAAACACTCTGAACAAGGGACACTGTTCTTGTTTTTATACTCAATGAAAATCAAAGAGCAAACTAGGAAGCTAGCCACAGGTTGCTCAAAGCACTGCTTTGAGGTTGCAGATAAAACTGACGAAGTCAGTAACATCTATACGGCAAGGCGAAGCCGACGTGGTTTGAAGAGATTTTCGAAGAGTATTAAGTCGTATAAATCGTAGATGCGGTCGCAATAGTGTGCCACTGGTTAGCTGTTGTGGCTGCGAAGTCCTTGTCTGCGTAGAAGTCAGTAAATGGTAGGATTTCAACTTCTAGCTCGTCGATGCGGTCAATCTGCCCTGCCAGATAGGCTTCGATACGACTTTCTGCTCGTTTGATACGTTGCAAGAGTCCGCCCATACGGATATCGACTGTATCCAAGCCAAAGACCTTATTTTCTTTCAACCATTGGTGGCTAAAGAGAGCATGGAAGTTTTCAATCTCGCTTCTAAGTTTTGGTAATTCTTGTCTTGCGATTTTTCTCAGACTTTCTTTATCGTTTACTTGGTAGGCCTGACGAATGCGTCGTCCCACATCCACTTTACTGCTTAAAATCTGGTTCAACTGGGCCTGAGTTTCAAAGAGATAAGCATAATTTCCTGCTTTTTCTTTGATAGCAACAAGCGTCTCAGCTGCCTGAGCGAAGTGTGGTTTGTCCTGTTCAGGTGTCATGTGTCTGTCAAGAATCGGACAGAGAACATCCTGATAAAAGACATAGCGGTTGGGATTGATACCACTGAGATTATCTGGCAGCTCTGGCAAGAGGTTGGCTAGGTCGATCTGCATGAATTCCTCAACTGATAGACCTGTATTGGTCTTGAAGTGGGCAGACAAACGGTCGAGGTTATTGCGGTAGCTGAGTTCTGCCCAGATTTGCAGACTTGGTAGAATAGAAAACTGGGCAGTTTCCCCACCATTGTCCCCCCAACCCGTTACAATGACTTCTGTGATGTCGTTAGCACGACAGGCTTTGTTGGCTTCAAGAGCAATAAGACGGCTGAAATGGTTGTTGGGTGTGAAACCGATCCACTTCCAAGCACCACCTGCAAAGGCAAGGTCATGACTAATCTTGTGATGGTTGCGGAAATTGCGATTGTATTTTTCCTCGCTATCCTGATAATAGTCCCAGTAAACCAAGGTTACACGGTCTTTGAGACGATCTAGGTAGACACGAGTTTCCTCAGGAATCTCCACATCGCGATCGTACTGGCCATCTGCTGACATGAGTTTGAAGAACATATCACTCCACATCTGACAATGGAAACCATACTTGTCAGCAATATCTAA harbors:
- a CDS encoding CPBP family intramembrane glutamic endopeptidase, with protein sequence MKKYRLLFKMSAVFSYLFFVFGLSQLTLIVQNYWQFSSQIGNFFWIQNILSLLFIGVMIWILVKTDHGYLFRIPREKWLWYSILTVLVVVLQISFNVQTAKYVQSTAEGWAVLIGYSGTNFAELGIYIALFFLVPLMEELIYRGLLQHAFFKDSRFGLDLLLPSILFALPHFSNFPSLLDIFVFATLGIIFAGLTRYTKSIYPSYAVHVINNIVATLPFLLTFLHRVFG
- a CDS encoding ABC transporter substrate-binding protein, with amino-acid sequence MKNWKKYAFASASVVALAAGLAACGNLTGNNKKAADTASGEKPVIKMYQIGDKPDNLDELLENANKIIEEKVGAKLDIQYLGWGDYDKKMSVITSSGENYDIAFASNYVVNAQKGAYADLTELYKKEGAELYKALDPAYIKGNTVNGKIYAVPVAANVASSQNFAFNGTLLEKYGIDISGVTSYETLEPVLKQIKEKAPDVVPFAVTKNFIPSDNFDYPVPNGLPFVIDLEGDTTKIVNRYEVPRFKEHLKTLHKFYEEGYIPKDVATSDTSFDLQQDTWFVREETVGPADYGNSLLSRVANKDIQIKPITNFIKKNQTTQVANFVISNNSKNKEKSMEVLNLLNTNPELLNGLVYGPEGKNWEKIEGKENRVRVLDGYKGNTHMGGWNTGNNWILYINENVTDQQIEDSKKQLAEAKESPALGFIFNTDNVKSEISAISNTMQQFDTAINTGTVDPDKAIPELMEKLKSEGAYEKVLNEMQKQYDEFLKNKKS
- a CDS encoding carbohydrate ABC transporter permease; its protein translation is MAEKKIKKEKIDNVGIHSFSKKADIFFSIISGLIALSCILPFIFVIIISVTDEKSILQYGYSFFPSKFGVDGFQFLAQFKDKILQALFISVFVTVVGTVTNVFITTTYAYAISRTTFKYRRFFTIFALLSMLFNAGLVPGYIVVTRLLQLGDTVWALIVPMLLSPFNIILMRSFFKKTIPEAILESARIDGASEARIFFQICLPLSLPGIATITLLTALGFWNDWFNALLYIKSDNLYPLQYLLMQIQQNMDYIAKAVGLSGQLGVALPKETGRMAMVVVATLPIAILYPFFQRYFVKGLTIGGVKE
- a CDS encoding ABC transporter permease yields the protein MKKFSKTLRDNWIFLLMVLPGALWLILFFYIPVFGNVVAFKDYHMTSNGFIDSIVNSKWVGLDNFRFLFSSKDAFIITRNTVLYNLGFIFIGLIVSVGIAIILSELRSKRMVKIFQTSMLFPYFLSWVIISFFTDAFLNIDKGVFNHFLTSIGMKEVNFYADLGIWPYLLLFLGIWKGFGYSSVMYYATIMGIDPTYYEAATVDGASKWQRIRNVTIPQLTSLVTVLTILAVGNIFRADFGLFYQIPHNAGQLYNVTNVLDVYVFNGLTQTADIGMASAAGLYQSVVGLILVILSNLLARRVDPNSALF
- a CDS encoding beta-N-acetylhexosaminidase, with product MVTFTGLSSKQAQAIDLLTKRISLPDVEVAVTQSDQASISLKGEGGQYHLTYDKPHQLYRALSLLATALVEGDKVEIEEEAAYEELAYMADCSRNAVLNVASAKQMIEVLALMGYSTFELYMEDTYQIEGQPYFGYFRGAYSAEELQEIEAYAQQFDMTFVPCIQTLAHLSAFVKWGVKEVQELRDVEDILLIGEEKVYDLIDGMFATLSKLQTRKVNIGMDEAHLVGLGRYLILNGVVDRSLLMCQHLERVLDIADKYGFHCQMWSDMFFKLMSADGQYDRDVEIPEETRVYLDRLKDRVTLVYWDYYQDSEEKYNRNFRNHHKISHDLAFAGGAWKWIGFTPNNHFSRLIALEANKACRANDITEVIVTGWGDNGGETAQFSILPSLQIWAELSYRNNLDRLSAHFKTNTGLSVEEFMQIDLANLLPELPDNLSGINPNRYVFYQDVLCPILDRHMTPEQDKPHFAQAAETLVAIKEKAGNYAYLFETQAQLNQILSSKVDVGRRIRQAYQVNDKESLRKIARQELPKLRSEIENFHALFSHQWLKENKVFGLDTVDIRMGGLLQRIKRAESRIEAYLAGQIDRIDELEVEILPFTDFYADKDFAATTANQWHTIATASTIYTT